CATTGCGTGGTCACATTCATTTACTTCGGTGCAATTACGATACGCCGGTTAGGTTCGTCCCCTTGACTAAAGGTTTTGACATTCGGGTTCGATTGTAGCCGTGCATGAATGATCTTTCTTTCCTGTGAAGTCATCGGTTCTAACATTATTTCTTTGCGTGTGCGAATGGCACGCTGAGCCATACGTTCGGAGAGTACCTCCAACGTCTGACGTCTGCGCTCACGAAATTGCTCGGCATCAAGTACGATGCGAAGATGATGATTCGAGTGGCGATTAGCCACAATGTTAACTAGGTATTGCAGAGAATCCAATGTCTGTCCACGTCGACCGATTAGAATGCCCAAGTCGGAGCCTGTAATGTTAATCCGCACTGCATCATTCTCATCCACCCGTTCAACAGAAACGGTAAGCTCCATCGCTGCCGAAACTTCACTTAGGAAGCTAATAGCTTCTTCCACTCCATCAGGCAGCAATTCCAACTCTACTTTTGCATCTCTGACTCCTATGAGCCCGAACAGTCCTTTACTGGCTTGTTCCAATACCTTAATATTCACTCGGTCTTCTTTAACACCCCATTGGGCGAGACCGCTACGAATTGCATCTTCTACCGTTTTTCCCGATGCCAGGAGCCTTTTCATTTGCCACGGGCCTCCTTACCTTTGCCGCTTTTTTTTGATTTTTGATTTTGCTTTGGAGCAACAGCATCATCAACAACAGCAGGCTTAGGGGAACGCGAATACATGAAATAATTTTGAATAATCGTGTAGATGTTACTGTATATCCAGTAAAGCGGCAATGCGACTGGGAAGTTAATCGCCATAACGAAGATCATTACCGGGAAGATATACATAAGGCCCTTCATCGGTCCAACCATCGTTTGCTGCTTAGACATCATTACAGATTGAATAAGAGTCGTAATAGCAGCAGCTAGTGGAATCAGATAGTAATACCAATGCCCCGAATTGTTAGGCGATAGTCCTAATTCAAATCCAATGAACGTATGCTCTCTAATTTCGATATTTTTGTTAATCGAAGTATATAACGCAATGAATATTGGCATTTGAACGATTAGCGGCAAACATCCGGCCAATGGATTTACCTGGTTCGTCTGATACAGCTTCATCATTTCTTCTTGCTGTTTCTTCGGATCGTCCTTGTACTTCTCACGAACCTTCTTCATTTCCGGTTGAAGAGCTTGCATGGCTTTCGTATTTTTATATTGTTTGATCATTAATGGAAGGATTATTGTCCTTACAATAATGGTAAGCAATAAAATAGATAAACCATATTCTCCGCCAAACCACTCAGCAAACTTGTCCAACATGAGTGAGAACCAATAAACGACATTGCGAGTCCACCAAGAACCGCTTCCACTCATTTGATCCGTCGTTATTGCCTCAGTGGCTGCCGTACAGCCTGTTAAAAACATCAGCAGCGTTAAACCACTGATAACAATCCACCATTTGCGATTTCGCAACAAAACTAAAAACTCCCCTCTTAGAGAAACCGGCATGCCGTAATGTTAAATCCGTGCC
This portion of the Cohnella abietis genome encodes:
- the jag gene encoding RNA-binding cell elongation regulator Jag/EloR codes for the protein MKRLLASGKTVEDAIRSGLAQWGVKEDRVNIKVLEQASKGLFGLIGVRDAKVELELLPDGVEEAISFLSEVSAAMELTVSVERVDENDAVRINITGSDLGILIGRRGQTLDSLQYLVNIVANRHSNHHLRIVLDAEQFRERRRQTLEVLSERMAQRAIRTRKEIMLEPMTSQERKIIHARLQSNPNVKTFSQGDEPNRRIVIAPK
- a CDS encoding YidC/Oxa1 family membrane protein insertase; translation: MPVSLRGEFLVLLRNRKWWIVISGLTLLMFLTGCTAATEAITTDQMSGSGSWWTRNVVYWFSLMLDKFAEWFGGEYGLSILLLTIIVRTIILPLMIKQYKNTKAMQALQPEMKKVREKYKDDPKKQQEEMMKLYQTNQVNPLAGCLPLIVQMPIFIALYTSINKNIEIREHTFIGFELGLSPNNSGHWYYYLIPLAAAITTLIQSVMMSKQQTMVGPMKGLMYIFPVMIFVMAINFPVALPLYWIYSNIYTIIQNYFMYSRSPKPAVVDDAVAPKQNQKSKKSGKGKEARGK